The DNA segment GAACCAGGATCTCAAGATGCAGCTCTTGCAATGACATTTCTTGCTGCAGCATTTGAAGAAACACCTATCACTTGGCGTGATGTTATAGACAGAGGGCTTCAGGCTTGTCTGGAAGATAATACAGATACGTTTGTTGCGTCTCAGCTAGAACGGAAACAACAAGCTCCATCAGGTCGTGAACCGTTATCTGCCGATGATGTTATGCCATCGGTAGAAGAAATTGCGGAAACGGTTGCGTCTACTGTCTCGCCTCAAGATGTTTCTCAATTGAAAAGTTTAGCCGAACTAGAGGGTGAAATACCGCTTATACGTAAACAGGACCCTGTTTTTAGCGGAAGCATGGAAGGGGGGGAGTCAATTTCAGAACGCACGTTATCTATGGCGCAAATTCTTGCTGACCAAGGCGATCTGAAAGGTGCTCTCGAAATCTGTGATGAACTCACAGAGCAAGTAACAAGTAGGGAAGAGCTTGAGAATATTACTGAGCTTCGAGCAAAGATTCTGGCAGATAAAAAGAATTTTGTGCCGGAAGATACTGAAGTTGTTACAAGCAAGGACAGGATTGTTCATACGCTTGAAGCACTTGCAGAACGTTTAGAAGCCAGAGCCTCATGATTTTTTCCACGATCGTTTCAGGAGATAGCATTGCATTATTCATTGAGATGTAGTGTAGCTTTATGCGCGCTGCTGCTCTTATTAACTGGTTGCAAACAAAGCGTTAATAATACATGGCGTGAGACTAAAGGGTACTACAACACATATTTGAATACCCCTGCTGAACTTGATTTTGCTGAAGTAGATGCTAATGCAGCTGAAGAGAATCTGGCTGCTATGTATACCCCGATTGGAGAAGAGCTAGAAAAATTTGTTCGTGTAATTGATGCCAAAGATGTATTACCAGATCTCGCATGGATTGATGCAACTATGCAGCGTTTCCCATGGCTTTCTGGCATTGCAGTTGTAAATCTTGAAGGTAACGTGCTTATGCAGCGTCCTGCTGTAAGTATGAAGCCTCTTAATTTTGCTCCGCTGCTTGATGAAAATAAAGACTATGGATTCCGTAAGCTGCGCGGCTATGTTGACGAAACTCCGCTTGGTAATGAAGCATATGTTGCGATGCCTTTTTTTGTTGATAACGAAATGAAAGGGCTTGTAGTTGCACATTTTGATGCACGTAGCCTGGTTGAGCTTTGTCCGAATCCTGATAAGCTCATTGTGCTTGCTGGAGAAAAAGTATTGTGGAGTGGTAAGTACCAGTTTGAACGCACACCGTTTGCACAAATTAACTGGGAAAAAATGCTTGGTGAAGAAAGCTATGGTGCTTTTGAAGACAGCGGTAACTCCTATACATGGCTTGTGCGTTACGTCGGTAGTATTCCAATTGTCTTCGGCACTGCAGCCACTGTTCCGGTTGAAGAGCCTGCAAGCTAGTCGGTAACCTACTTAGTCTTTATGACTTTAAACAAACTGTTTGACTCTATAAGGTAATATGCATAGAGCAAACTTTCATCCTGCATAATAACAAGAAAGGGTACCTGCATTGATTTCATCAGTACAGGTACCCGTTTTGTGTCGGGAGAATAGTGAGTAACAAACTCAAAGCCCTACAGCTGAGTCATATTATATTTATCGGGTAATTGACAAATCCCAGTTCCATTGTAGTATGAATAAATTGATTTTTATTCATAGATAGTTAGGAGTAATTCCCATGCGCCAAGTAACCGTTACTGAACATTTATTATTGCATCAAACAGAGACTCCTGATGCTTCCGGTAAATTTACTGCACTTTTTTATGATCTCATTTTGGCTGCAAAAACAATATCTAAAACAATGAACAAAGCCGGTCTACTTGATATTTTGGGTGCGACTGGCGAAATTAATGTTCAGGGCGAACAGGTACAAAAATTAGATGCGTACGCTAACCGCGTTCTTATTCATCGTATGGAACGTACTGGGGTTCTGTGTGCAATTGCTTCAGAAGAAAATGCAGATTTTATCCGTATTCCTCAGCAGTTTAAGCAAGGTGAATATATTCTTATTTTTGACCCGCTTGATGGTTCTTCCAATGTTGATGTTAACGTAAATGTAGGTACTATTTTTTCAATTTTGCGTCGCAAGTCTCCTACAAATAATGACGTTACGTTGGCTGATATTTTACAAAGTGGTGTTGAGCAGGTTGCAGCTGGCTACTTCCTGTACGGGCCGTCAACTATGCTCGTGTACTCTACCGGTGACGGTGTGCATGGTTTTACTCTTGACCCGAGTGTTGGCGAATTTTTGCTTTCTCATCCAAACTTGCGTATCCCAGAGCAGGGTAAGGTATACTCTGTAAATGAAGGCTACTATAAGTACTGGGATGATGCGACCCGTGAAGCTATTGAGTATTTTAAAGGTGATAATAACCCGTTAGGTAAGCCTTATTCTGCGCGTTACATTGGGTCTCTTGTTGCAGACTTCCATAGAGGCCTCCTGAATGGCGGGATTTATATGTATCCTGCAGATTACAGGACCCCTGGGAAGCCAAAGGGTAAGCTGCGCTATTTGTGTGAAGCTTCTCCTCTTGCATATCTCGCAGAACAGGCTGGTGGTGCTGCAACAGATGGTACAACACGCATTCTTGACTTGCAGCCTGAAGAATTACATGAACGAGTTCCTCTTTTCATCGGTTCTAAGAACGATGTAGAAGCGGTAGCTACTATTTATAAAAAGAAAAGAAAGACAGCAGACTAGCTGTCATTGATGATCTGTGGAATATTTGTATGCTCACTTTAGGTATTGAATCCTCGTGTGACGAAACAGCGTTTGCGCTTGTTCGGGACGGGGAACTTATAGATAGTGTTATTTCAACACAAGTTGATATTCATGCACTGTTCGGCGGTGTAGTTCCTGAGATTGCTTCTCGAGAGCACTATCGACTTATCGGTTATCTATACGATTCCTTGCTTGCCAGGACAGGTATAGATACTGAACAGATTGATAATGTCGCAGTTTCTCGAGGTCCGGGATTACTTGGAAGCCTGCTCGTTGGGGTTGGTTTTGCAAAAGGACTTGTTGCCGGAACAAGTAAAAAGCTTATTGGTGTAAACCACCTGCATGCCCACCTTTTGGCTGCAGGGCTTGAACAGGATATTCAATTTCCGGTTCTCGGGCTGCTTGTATCTGGCGGGCATACTCAGATTTATCTTATTCGTTCTGCAGATGATTTTGTTGAACTTGGTAAAACGTTGGATGATGCAGCAGGTGAGGCTTTTGATAAGGTCGCAAAAATGTTGAATATGCCATATCCTGGTGGTAAGTATATTGACCAGTTAGGTAGGCTTGCTACACCGGATAAAAAGCGATTTACCAGACCGTACCTTGATAATAAAAATCTTAATTTTAGTTTCAGTGGGTTAAAGACTGCATTAAGTTTGTACATTGAAGCACATTCACACTTAAAGCTCCCAAGCCTTAATGACGTGGATGAGTTGTTTAATGGAACACGTGATGTGACTGAGCTTGCTGAGCTATGTGCATCTTTTAACTTTACTGTTGCAGATACGTTGCGTGTAAAGATGCAACGTGCAATCGATCAGCGCAAAGAACAGGGCGACTCTATAAACAGTATCATCGTTGCTGGGGGCGTTGCTGCTAATAGCGTGATTCGTGAGACAATGGCTGACTTGGCGAAAAGTAACAATGTTGCGTTGACGCTGCCGTCATTTAACTTGTGTACTGATAATGCGTCCATGGTAGCATATATGGGCGAACAGCTAATTTTGAAAGGATACTCTCACGGGTTAGATTTAGATGCCATTCCGCGTGGTAGAAAGATTCCGCAGGACTATCTGCATAGTTTGTGTTAGAAATTAAGGGGTGAGCAAGTAAAAACTGCCTCACGCTTGACACTGTCTTACAGGCTTACTATTTGTAGTTTTCAGTAAATATAACCTCCTGTAGATATTTGCTGAGTACTGAACGTAATGGCTAATCGGCCAACTTTTTAATATCTAGTAAAAAAGGAGCGAACAATGGCTGCTCAAGTAACAGATAGCAATTTTGAAGCTGAAATTCTCGAATCCAAGATTCCTGCGTTGGTGGATTTTTGGGCTCCTTGGTGTGGCCCATGCCGAGCTATGGGACCTGTAATCGACGAGCTTGCTGCTGAGTATGAAGGCCAGGTTCGTATCGTAAAAATGAATGTTGACGAAAACCCAGGTACTCCGAGCAAGTACGGTATCCGTGCTATTCCTACCATCATTCTTTTTAAAGATGGCGAAGTTCTCGAGCAGGTAACTGGCGCAGTTTCTAAAAGCAGCATTCAGGATATGATTACCAAGAAGGCTCTTGGCTAATGAAAAAATACGATTGCTTTGTAATCGGGGGCGGTCCGGCTGGAATGACGGCCGCCCTTTATCTTCTTAGGTCGGGGGTGACAGTGGCGATGGCTGAAAAGCTGACGCCGGGCGGACAAGTTCTGCA comes from the Halodesulfovibrio marinisediminis DSM 17456 genome and includes:
- the tsaD gene encoding tRNA (adenosine(37)-N6)-threonylcarbamoyltransferase complex transferase subunit TsaD; translated protein: MLTLGIESSCDETAFALVRDGELIDSVISTQVDIHALFGGVVPEIASREHYRLIGYLYDSLLARTGIDTEQIDNVAVSRGPGLLGSLLVGVGFAKGLVAGTSKKLIGVNHLHAHLLAAGLEQDIQFPVLGLLVSGGHTQIYLIRSADDFVELGKTLDDAAGEAFDKVAKMLNMPYPGGKYIDQLGRLATPDKKRFTRPYLDNKNLNFSFSGLKTALSLYIEAHSHLKLPSLNDVDELFNGTRDVTELAELCASFNFTVADTLRVKMQRAIDQRKEQGDSINSIIVAGGVAANSVIRETMADLAKSNNVALTLPSFNLCTDNASMVAYMGEQLILKGYSHGLDLDAIPRGRKIPQDYLHSLC
- the trxA gene encoding thioredoxin: MAAQVTDSNFEAEILESKIPALVDFWAPWCGPCRAMGPVIDELAAEYEGQVRIVKMNVDENPGTPSKYGIRAIPTIILFKDGEVLEQVTGAVSKSSIQDMITKKALG
- the fbp gene encoding class 1 fructose-bisphosphatase, whose product is MRQVTVTEHLLLHQTETPDASGKFTALFYDLILAAKTISKTMNKAGLLDILGATGEINVQGEQVQKLDAYANRVLIHRMERTGVLCAIASEENADFIRIPQQFKQGEYILIFDPLDGSSNVDVNVNVGTIFSILRRKSPTNNDVTLADILQSGVEQVAAGYFLYGPSTMLVYSTGDGVHGFTLDPSVGEFLLSHPNLRIPEQGKVYSVNEGYYKYWDDATREAIEYFKGDNNPLGKPYSARYIGSLVADFHRGLLNGGIYMYPADYRTPGKPKGKLRYLCEASPLAYLAEQAGGAATDGTTRILDLQPEELHERVPLFIGSKNDVEAVATIYKKKRKTAD
- a CDS encoding tetratricopeptide repeat protein, encoding MIQAKIKWYKEVLELDPGSKVFFPLARLLVKERDLIEAVSVLKAGLERHPEHFEARLLLLNCLERVEDFDQINTELGALGEILKRYPKFWKIWADLLAAEPGSQDAALAMTFLAAAFEETPITWRDVIDRGLQACLEDNTDTFVASQLERKQQAPSGREPLSADDVMPSVEEIAETVASTVSPQDVSQLKSLAELEGEIPLIRKQDPVFSGSMEGGESISERTLSMAQILADQGDLKGALEICDELTEQVTSREELENITELRAKILADKKNFVPEDTEVVTSKDRIVHTLEALAERLEARAS